From the Leptospira biflexa serovar Patoc strain 'Patoc 1 (Paris)' genome, one window contains:
- the ruvA gene encoding Holliday junction branch migration protein RuvA, which translates to MIASLRGKLLQLEIDRLVVEVSGVGYEVMIPFPLHLECKDKLNTEIYIHTFHSITDRGQRLFGFGSKKDRESFELIKSLHGIGELTALKILSFFQADDLYQIAKADDKKTLEKIPKVKGKTSEKILFEIKQNLKKFEMFLNEGTTESSFVDRETDLATLALIQLGFDEKSATKQVADAKKLNPGLSASDIVKQVITGTR; encoded by the coding sequence ATGATAGCAAGTTTACGCGGTAAATTACTCCAATTAGAAATTGATCGTTTGGTGGTGGAAGTGTCCGGTGTCGGGTATGAAGTGATGATTCCCTTTCCCCTCCACTTGGAATGTAAGGACAAACTCAATACGGAAATTTATATCCATACGTTCCACTCCATCACTGATCGCGGGCAAAGACTATTTGGTTTTGGTTCTAAAAAAGATCGGGAATCCTTCGAACTCATCAAATCCCTCCACGGGATTGGAGAACTCACGGCACTCAAAATCCTTTCCTTTTTCCAAGCGGATGATTTGTATCAAATCGCCAAAGCAGATGATAAAAAAACCTTAGAAAAAATCCCCAAAGTAAAAGGAAAAACATCTGAAAAAATCCTTTTTGAAATCAAACAGAACCTAAAAAAATTCGAAATGTTTTTAAACGAAGGGACAACCGAATCCAGTTTTGTGGATCGGGAAACAGACCTTGCAACTCTTGCTTTAATCCAATTGGGTTTTGATGAAAAATCTGCCACCAAACAAGTTGCAGATGCCAAAAAATTAAATCCAGGTTTAAGTGCCTCAGACATCGTAAAACAAGTGATTACTGGGACCAGATGA